From the Corynebacterium zhongnanshanii genome, the window CAGGAATGCCCAAAGCAAGAAGATCGTCGCGGGATTTCGTGGACTTCTCCAGCGCGGCGTTGATGACGTGTTCCATCTGCTTTTCTGGCGAAGGGATGCGTCGTTGCTCAGACATGAGGATGGTCAGGATTTCGGGTTGGTCGCGGAAGCAGTGCCACACAACGGCCGTGGCCAGGGACTCCAGGACCAGTCCGCGTGGCTCGCGCGCATGCTTCGGGGCGGCTACGCGGGTGGCGTTTTTGCGTGGTCGGACGTGGAGGTCTTGCTGCCCGATGCCCACCACGGAGCCGTCTTTGTTTTTCACGATGGAGGTGTACGGCACGTTGCAGTAGCCGTCTTCGGCGACGGTGTTGCGTACCCATTCCAGCATGGTGTCGCTGAATTCAACTTCTAGGTATGCGCCGTTGCGTCCGGGGGAGATGTATTGGAATTCGCCGGTGCGTGTCCAGGCTTCGTAGTCTCTGCCCATGCGTCCCATGACCATGGTTCCGAACATGACGTCGGTCATGGCGAAGAGGGATCCGCCGAAGGCTGCGCCGTGCATGTTTTGTGTCCAGGGGCGTAGTTTGAGTTCGATGCGTGCGGTGGACCAGTCGTCGGCTACGTGGGTGATGCGGATGCCGGATCCGAATAGGGGTGCCCAGGCGTTGAGGAATCGTCGGGTGAGCTGTGGGTTTTCGATGCCTTGGGTGGCGATGTTGCTGATGGTTTTGCGTAGGTTCATGACATCACATCCTTCTTATATTTTTATCTACAATACCCAATGGGTCGCGGCGCCTCGGGATCGCCCGCCGCCCGTGGAACGTATGTCCGAATATGCGAGGGGTGTGTAGGAGCCACCCGCTAGAGTGTTTGACATGCGTACCTCTTTCCTTGCCGTGTTTCTTGTTGCGATGGTGGGCTTGTGTGCGGTGGCCTGTTCTGATGTGTCTGAATATCCGACGCCCAGCGCACCGTCCCCCCACCTCACCCACGATGCCGAGTCTGCTGGTGAGGAGGCTCACGAGGCTCAGGATGAGGCGGCGGAAGATATAGATGAGCGCCCTGGGGAGGGCGCTTCCGAGGCTCAGGATGAGGCGGGGGCTGGTGGGGACGAGAGGCGGGCGTCGGGGCAAGTATGGGCGCATGTGGTCGGCATCACGGGAATGAACACGGCGGACGTGTGGGCGCAGTGGGAGACGCTGGCCGTGGCCGGGAGAGCCCCGAAGACGGGGTACGAACGTGGTCAGTTTGGTCAGCGGTGGAAGGACGTGG encodes:
- a CDS encoding PaaI family thioesterase, which translates into the protein MNLRKTISNIATQGIENPQLTRRFLNAWAPLFGSGIRITHVADDWSTARIELKLRPWTQNMHGAAFGGSLFAMTDVMFGTMVMGRMGRDYEAWTRTGEFQYISPGRNGAYLEVEFSDTMLEWVRNTVAEDGYCNVPYTSIVKNKDGSVVGIGQQDLHVRPRKNATRVAAPKHAREPRGLVLESLATAVVWHCFRDQPEILTILMSEQRRIPSPEKQMEHVINAALEKSTKSRDDLLALGIPEAYLQKFER